Proteins from a genomic interval of Malassezia vespertilionis chromosome 9, complete sequence:
- the YKT6 gene encoding palmitoyltransferase (BUSCO:EOG09264CP4; COG:U; EggNog:ENOG503NYFR), whose product MCVRKERLTTGNSVGAQVLISVSVVIFASQAGQSAVPLISAWDLNSFSWIQRSTVQDMMAFMGKTVAERTSPTQRQSIQENNFTAHVHARPAVDGVTGVLVSDSEYPVRVAYSLLNKLLDEFIVKVPKAKWQGQVNQVLLNGGVPAKGEGILRSSEFPQAQESLARYQDPRQADAILRVQQELDDTKIVLHNTIDSVLQRGEDLDKLVEKSGSLSQQSKMFYKSARKQSTYAHALTQIRAVGSCSVADLGNM is encoded by the exons atgtgcgtgcgcaaagaaaGACTGACGACAGGAAACTCTGTAGGTGCCCAAGTGCTAATTTCAGTTAGTGTGGTTATTTTTGCGAGCCAGGCGGGCCAGTccgccgtgccgctgaTCAGTGCGTGGGACTTAAACTCTTTCTCCTGgatccagcgcagcactgTCCAGGATATGATGGCGTTCATGGGCAAG ACGGTCGCGGAGCGGACCTcgccgacgcagcgccagtCGATCCAAGAGAACAACTTTACTGCGCatgtgcacgcacgcccgGCCGTCGACGGCGTTACCGGCGTGCTGGTCTCGGACAGCGAGTACCccgtgcgcgtcgcatATTCCCTGCTAAACAAGCTCCTGGACGAGTTTATCGTGAAGGTGCCGAAAGCCAAGTGGCAGGGACAGGTAAACCAGGTGCTCTTGaacggcggcgtgccggCCAAGGGCGAGGGAATTCTGCGGAGCAGCGAGTTTCCTCAGGCGCAGGAATCGCTCGCGCGCTACCAGGATCCCCGCCAGGCGGATGCCATTTTGCGTGTACAGCAGGAGCTGGACGATACCAAGATTGTCTTG CACAATACCATCGACTCTGTGCTCCAGCGAGGCGAGGACCTCGATAAGCTCGTGGAAAAGAGCGGGTCGCTCAGCCAGCAAAGCAAGATGTTTTACAAGTCGGCTCGCAAG CAAAGTACGTATGCACACGCGCTTACCCAGATTCGTGCTGTGGGATCATGTAGCGTCGCAGATCTGGGAAATATGTAG
- a CDS encoding uncharacterized protein (EggNog:ENOG503NXE4; COG:S; BUSCO:EOG09262TEV), with the protein MDVAREDADEVQAAQPQSAAGREHVDAPEQQQPRALPAAANAPRTEILPSPRDMPPYPGVNTGASVPNGVQTPLESSAKRRSRSEGGTQKILKGRGGRRFAKGTRAAPAPAPAPTRDIWPRGALADLASLGIADAEEELALEALNNDYCNTCQGHGRFLCCDGCPRSFHFCCVNPPLDVDEMPFPNGTLLPKKRADAKSDDLRAMRADADDSWFCRVCFGERMPAKMPKRYGPFNVLLQHVEQENPSIFALPAEIRNYYKGVSTAADGAYVDSSSLRPLKLNRNGFIEERDPFQLRNKHGDAALCYHCGGSALPLDLVPRTQRTPTHAEELAALDTLASTALDRHRPEKWRRMLSCDFCSLHWHLDCIDPPLTGMPSATRRWRCPAHSELAEPKLRIPRNVHQMRTVDVPLCVSENEVGGKRRVLGEVEVLVEDDAWEDAGPHSASIHYRIPERTIRLEFWQRARLEREAGALHVPDTKVAEVVRAAPLPAPLPAPPSAALDRLVAVALQLPSVPKAEKERLLEPELWAPAVLEENAAASTASLDANMQPFHGAVRTTYRASDAEPLSPTCGEDCAPHPAPVAPPPAFVYHNELAELRAIKRLMAAKGADALRRFLHEP; encoded by the exons ATGGACGTGGCGCGTGAAGACGCCGATGAAgtgcaagcggcgcaaccGCAGAGCGCAGCAGGTAGGGAGCATGTAGACGCAcccgagcagcagcagccgcgcgcgctgccggcggcggccaacgcgccgcgcacagaaattttgccgtcgccgcgcgacatgcCACCGTACCCTGGCGTGAATAccggcgcaagtgtgccAAACGGCGTGCAGACGCCCTTggagagcagcgcaaagcggcgctcgcgcagcgagggCGGCACGCAAAAAATACTGAAAGGACGCGGCGGACGACGCTTTGCAAAAGGCACGCGTGCCGCAccggcgccagcgccagcgcccaCAAGAGACATTTGGCcccgcggcgcacttgcagACCTTGCGTCGCTGGGGATAGCAGACGCCGAGGAGGAGCTTGCATTGGAAGCA CTCAATAACGACTACTGCAATACGTGCCAAGGCCACGGTCGATTCCTGTGCTGCGACGGATGTCCCCGCAGCTTTCACTTTTGTTGTGTGAATCCCCCACTGGACGTGGACGAGATGCCGTTCCCAAACGGCACGCTCCTCCcgaaaaagcgcgccgacgcaaAAAGCGACGAtctgcgcgcaatgcgtgcTGACGCCGACGATAGCTGGTTCTGTCGTGTGTGCTTTGGGGAACGTATGCCTGCCAAGATGCCGAAACGTTACGGGCCCTTTaatgtgctgctgcagcatgtCGAGCAGGAAAACCCCAGCATCTTTGCGCTTCCCGCCGAGATCCGGAATTACTACAAGGGCGTATCGACCGCCGCGGACGGTGCGTATGTCGATagcagctcgctgcgccCTTTGAAACTCAATAGGAACGGCTTCATCGAAGAGCGCGATCCGttccagctgcgcaacaaacacggcgacgcggcgctctgctACCACTGCGGCGGCTCGGCACTCCCGCTCGATCTCGTGCCGAGGACGCAGCGTACGCCGACGCACGCGGAGGAACTCGCCGCACTCGACACACTTGCATCCACGGCACTGGATCGGCACCGCCCAGAGAAGTGGCGCAGGATGCTCAGCTGCGATTTCTGCAGCCTGCACTGGCACCTCGATTGCATCGATCCGCCCCTGACAGGCATGCCGTCTGCaacacgccgctggcgctgccCCGCACATAGCGAGCTTGCGGAGCCAAAGCTTCGCATCCCCCGGAATGTGCATCAGATGCGCACGGTCGATGTGCCGCTGTGTGTGTCAGAAAACGAGGTGGGGgggaagcgccgcgtgctgggcgaggTCGAAGTGCTCGTAGAGGACGATGCATGGGAAGATGCCGGGCCACACTCTGCCAGCATTCACTACCGCATCCCAGAAAGGACGATCCGACTTGAGTTTTGGCAGCGTGCacgcttggagcgcgaagcaggcgcgctgcatgtgcCAGATACCAAGGTGGCCGAAgttgtgcgcgcggcgccgttgcctgcgccgttgcctgcgccgccgagcgccgcgctcgaccgcctcgtcgccgtcgcaTTGCAATTGCCGAGCGTGCCAAAGGCAGAAAAAGAGCGGCTTTTGGAACCGGAGCTGTGGGCGCCGGCGGTGCTCGAAGAGAATGCAGCTGCATCAACTGCCTCGCTCGACGCCAATATGCAGCCGTTTcacggcgcagtgcgcacGACGTACCGTGCCAGTGACGCCGAGCCGCTCTCCCCTACGTGCGGCGAAGACTGTGCCCCACATCCCGCTCCGGTTGCGCCCCCGCCGGCGTTTGTATACCATAATGAGCTCGcagagctgcgcgcaatCAAGCGGCTCATGGCGGCCAAAGGcgccgacgcactgcgccgctttctcCACGAGCCATGA
- a CDS encoding uncharacterized protein (EggNog:ENOG503NZU2), translated as MHARQSSSVGEDVLRDTLDSTRAVLAESVGQEATLRVFALRDTLLEYASTEHTTEDKELQLDWDLYRDVPGALEEEEEQLLDYFRKLKFIYLEQETKLRFLAGLQDDPETGQEPQILSTADVAQREHDCKRVKQQLVDAKQRVRDVRAGIDQLADEMEEPWQALERASAEASDLVSHITDMELELAKIKVAEGVHGTMTTQEAETVADDQILAMQSLDDETTQTMRDVDHAKKELADSLKALERLKVERGAAEKLANDAKLGMGRDRGRDWELERMCAKHAANLESLQEALAIRSITAPSATLLRIEYAQRTPAPKRARTSRLSARPSLGEGEALVLEFDEPGGQLLHFNVRDAQDAVVPLDADVLAFCDAAVQSNNVALLVQRLWQDV; from the coding sequence atgcacgcacggcaaaGTTCCAGCGTGGGGGAGGACGTCTTGCGCGATACGCTGGATTCGACGCGTGCAGTGCTCGCGGAATCTGTCGGGCAAGAAGCAACTTTGCGTGtatttgcgctgcgcgatacATTACTGGAATACGCATCCACAGAACACACCACCGAGGACAAGGAGCTCCAGCTCGACTGGGATTTGTACCGCGATGTTCCTGGCGCACttgaggaggaggaagagcagctgcttgaCTACTTTCGCAAACTCAAGTTTATTTATCTCGAGCAGGAGACAAAGCTGCGCTTTCTCGCAGGTTTGCAAGACGATCCAGAGACCGGCCAGGAGCCGCAAATTCTGTCCACCGCCGATGTTGCACAGCGTGAGCACGACTGCAAGCGTGTAaagcagcagctcgtcgatgcAAAACAGCGGGtgcgcgatgtgcgcgccgGAATCGACCAGCTTGCCGATGAAATGGAAGAGCCATGGCAGGCATTGGAGCGCGCTTCTGCAGAAGCGAGTGACCTTGTCTCGCACATCACCGATATGGAGCTGGAACTCGCAAAGATCAAGGTCGCAGAAGGTGTTCATGGAACAATGACGACACAGGAGGCAGAAACTGTTGCTGACGACCAAATTCTCGCCATGCAATCGCTGGACGACGAGACGACGCAGACGATGCGTGATGTCGATCATGCCAAGAAAGAACTCGCTGATTCGCTCAAGGCACTTGAACGGCTCAAGGTCGAGCGTGGCGCAGCTGAGAAACTTGCAAACGacgccaagctcggcatGGGCCGCGATCGCGGCCGTGATTgggagctcgagcgcatgtGTGCAAAACACGCAGCCAATTTGGAAAGCttgcaagaagcgcttgccATCCGCTCGATTACcgcaccgagcgcgacgctgctgcggatTGAGtatgcacagcgcacacCTGCGCcgaaacgcgcgcgaaCTTCGCGCCTCTCGGCGCGGCCATCGCTCGGCGAaggcgaggcgctcgtgctTGAATTTGACGAGCCGGGCGGACAGCTATTGCATTTCAACGTACGCGATGCACAGGATGCGGTGGTGCCTTTGGATGCGGATGTGCTCGCATTCTGTGACGCTGCGGTGCAGAGTAATaatgtcgcgctgctcgtgcagcgGCTATGGCAGGATGTGTAA
- the KGD2 gene encoding dihydrolipoyllysine-residue succinyltransferase (COG:C; EggNog:ENOG503NX9F; BUSCO:EOG09263I7I) yields MSARRLGIVKVPQMAESLTEGTLKEWNVKVGDFVKESQEIATIETDKIDISVNAPESGTIAEFFAEPEDTVKVGEDLLKITEGDAPPEGASAGEEKEQPKEEKEEDDKESKEPESKKEPESKKEPEPKKEPEPKKEPEPKKPEPKKPEPKKSEPKKSESKESTPSISSPTPGSRNENRVKMNRMRKRIAERLKESQNTAASLTTFNEIDMTNLMEFRKRNKDRVLKETGVKFGFMGVFAKACAKALEEIPAANASIEGPAPGDAIVYRDYVDLSVAVSTEKGLVTPVVRNANDMSILQIENEIANLGKKARDNKLSLEDMSGGTFTISNGGVFGSLFGTPILNLPGAAILGMHAIKEKPWVVDGKVEVRPIMVVALTYDHRILDGREAVTFLVRLKEYVEDLPTMLL; encoded by the coding sequence ATgtccgcgcgccgtctgGGTATTGTCAAAGTGCCGCAGATGGCTGAGTCACTCACGGAGGGTACGCTGAAGGAGTGGAACGTCAAGGTTGGCGACTTTGTGAAAGAGAGTCAGGAGATTGCCACCATAGAGACGGACAAGATTGATATTTCCGTCAATGCGCCTGAATCAGGTACCATAGCTGAGTTTTTCGCCGAGCCGGAGGACACGGTCAAGGTCGGTGAGGACCTGTTGAAGATTACCGAGGGTGATGCACCACCCGAAGGCGCCTCTGCGGGTGAGGAGAAGGAACAGCCGAAGGAAGAAAAGGAGGAGGACGACAAGGAGTCTAAGGAGCCCGAGTCCAAGAAGGAGCCCGAGTCCAAGAAGGAGCCCGAGCCCAAGAAGGAGCCCGAGCCCAAGAAGGAGCCCGAGCCCAAGAAGCCCGAGCCCAAGAAGCCCGAGCCCAAGAAGTCTGAGCCCAAAAAGTCCGAGTCCAAGGAATCCACGCCGTCCATTTCCTCCCCCACTCCCGGTTCGCGCAACGAGAACCGTGTCAAGATGAAccgcatgcgcaagcgcattgccgagcgcttGAAAGAGTCACAGAACACCGCGGCGTCACTCACGACGTTTAACGAAATCGACATGACGAACCTGATGGAgttccgcaagcgcaacaAGGACCGTGTATTGAAAGAGACGGGTGTCAAGTTTGGGTTTATGGGCGTCTTTGCCAAGGCATGCGCCAAGGCCCTGGAGGAGATTCCCGCTGCGAACGCGAGCATTGAGGGACCTGCACCTGGCGACGCGATTGTCTACCGCGATTATGTTGACCTGAGCGTCGCTGTGAGCACAGAAAAGGGTCTTGTCACGCccgtcgtgcgcaatgcaaaCGACATGAGCATCCTGCAGATTGAGAATGAAATTGCAAACCTCGgcaaaaaggcgcgcgacaacAAACTTTCTTTGGAGGACATGTCTGGCGGCACGTTTACTATCTCCAACGGCGGTGTCTTTGGCTCGCTGTTTGGCACGCCGATCCTCAACTTGCCGGGTGCTGCGATTCTTGGTATGCACGCAATCAAGGAGAAGCCCTGGGTTGTGGATGGCAAGGTCGAAGTGCGCCCGATCATGGTCGTTGCTTTGACGTACGACCACAGGATTTTGGACGGCCGCGAGGCTGTTACGTTCCTTGTGCGCCTCAAGGAATACGTTGAGGATTTGCCAACGATGCTTTTGTAA
- a CDS encoding uncharacterized protein (COG:C; TransMembrane:1 (i21-45o); EggNog:ENOG503NYKI) — translation MREDARDAAQKRPRQGVTRSAASAFWTLGVGSAAGFTSCVILQPFDLLKTRMQQEPLHALAHNPTETRTQRLVRTFQGITQKDGWKGLWRGTTPTIVRNVPGVAAYFYTIHELRWLVAVWQIPWLSVEGAMHAEHAEAGSTLAKLSTPGNLATGAFARVSIGFVLNPITVVKSRFESSNFARDAYPTVRSSLRSIYRDAGFRGFFRGYSATALRDAPYAGLYLAFYEHGKHLLSRLVLDGTAQVNSGKWWVVGTSSILAGTLATIVTQPFDIIKTRMQTTPTNILEQEALKRRKSATALAVARHVLKTNGIGAFADGLGLRCARKAASSMIGWSIFELGNRWAVQGATRK, via the exons ATGAGGGAAGACgcacgcgatgcagcgcaaaaaaggccgcggcaaggcgtcacacgcagcgcagcgtcggcatTCTGGACACTCGGTGTCGGTTCCGCTGCGGGATTCACATCGTGCGTGATTTTGCAGCCGTTCGACCTGCTGAAAACGCGCATGCAGCAAGAACCGCTGCATGCGTTGGCACACAATCCCACAGAGACGCGCACACAGCGACTTGTGCGTACATTTCAAGGCATCACACAGAAAGACGGGTGGAAGGGTCTGTGGCGCGGAACCACGCCCACCATTGTCCG AAATGTGCCGGGCGTCGCTGCCTACTTTTACACCATCCATGAGCTGCGGTGGCTTGTCGCCGTGTGGCAGATCCCATGGCTTTCGGTCGAAGGCGCTATGCATGCGGAGCATGCTGAGGCTGGCTCGacgctcgccaagctctCCACGCCTGGAAACCTGGCGACCGGagcattcgcgcgcgtctcgaTAGGATTTGTGCTCAACCCAATCACCGTTGTCAAATCGCGGTTCGAGTCGTCcaattttgcgcgcgatgcataTCCAACAGTAcgctcgtcgctgcgctccatATACCGGGACGCCGGGTTTCGCGGCTTTTTCCGCGGCTACTCtgccacggcgctgcgcgatgcgccgtaTGCGGGTTTGTACTTGGCGTTTTACGAGCACGGAAAGCATCTACTCAGCCGCCTAGTTTTGGATGGCACCGCGCAGGTCAATTCGGGCAAGTGGTGGGTCGTGGGCACGAGCAGTATTCTGGCGGGCACGTTGGCGACAATTGTGACGCAGCCGTTTGATATTATAAAAACACGCATGCAAACGACGCCCACCAACATTTTGGAGCAGGAAGCGCtgaagcggcgcaagtcgGCAACTGCGCTCGCTGTTGCGCGCCACGTTCTTAAGACCAACGGAATAGGCGCATTTGCTGACGGGCTTGGCCTGCGGTGTGCCAGGAAAGCCGCCAGCAGCATGATTGGTTGGTCCATCTTCGAGCTGGGGAATCGCTGGGCAGTGCAGGGTGCGACGCGCAAATAG
- the BUD5 gene encoding Ras guanine nucleotide exchange factor bud5 (COG:T; COG:U; EggNog:ENOG503NVMK; SECRETED:SignalP(1-30)), which produces MHQFDPCHLSGCVQLLVGQIVCLLAQDTSGWSDIEVGGCRGWVPTSFLMDLSVWNSKRMEKKLPTSTLHDSFVQLTKKEQERRASVPKALPPLVLPQTSADALAPMIRSAKSLYSAFCAVDTKLDTPGRCHDFLGCARFLLRDTRSTGRPQSIPVQESLHTLQELLSSSIHELFVRAQSHECALAVESLNSSLQIAAKIYLDSHSQVNDPEVGSDETLSTQTSSLLEEESQLDTCSSLRDSLSSSGNSQGELIAANPLDFNYVRRDSIESLFNPTLLYATYGLLDLSTAQMLACAHALHDQISSMLTAFLGQLHTFENISISSALQRLMDVGLDMFLSAQGLRTIVDCVAEQIDTLHVAPSLAREHRHNQVLLTSSMTAFRSNATYHSEDKSAGVVISGSKQKALMISNASVLLRSVNKVMRTLNELLEYAPSVIFHVQSPKSLLRVYADVKRNDQPEERTVSSPHLATPSPSKDDVSSYGDDTLTVPQADLTTALANFLYTNQDEAPRETTHALEKMSPRYKCQHDSIWDTWEDVLPPAADADATSNPPMRSSQDLVWNQEGHVVGGTLPCLLQWLNASNRGGQDKSLNAFFLCFRTFTEPKELCKELIQLFTTSVEHQDWATALHVVHSIFSWLKYYWLAPQDFMVLPSLQALVEQPHAPAIQSSIDALAVLLRCRHSLGDGVQYPVLGTDLSAHGRGLRMILQTPSNERQQLGLSGNDGAHVPLTDTSSMYSIPLPPKLRGSGPETTPVVSKSLLSSLRNASSPLLVNVLDFDATELARQITIVESQLYCSILPNELLFRTTPYTADESADASPLSDAQHIKAMSTFTTQLTNWIGECILRETDISRRTQLLRFFVRFGSACLALQNYNLLMAVQGALNSSTILRLKKTWAGLSSKTLALFEEQRKVLEHTRNFATYRAQLRQTNGPALPFVGLVLTDLTFCMDGNPKIRSFGAEETPVINFVRCFKLASIINDMQRFQRPFPLVQVPEIQQFIHDLRAELDEASSDNYAAAAEQLYQRSLCLEPRESLTHKPRQRSGSIVSLPWSSSRRSSSDNVSISGNAVKTADAKQNLFDTILKRL; this is translated from the coding sequence ATGCATCAATTTGACCCGTGCCATTTGAGTGGCTGCGTCCAGCTGTTGGTCGGCCAGATCGTTTGCTTACTTGCACAAGACACGTCTGGCTGGAGCGATATCGAGGTGGGTGGATGTCGCGGCTGGGTCCCCACGAGTTTCCTCATGGATCTCTCCGTGTGGAACTCCAAGCGCATGGAGAAGAAGCTACCGACAAGCACGCTACACGACTCCTTTGTACAGCTGACCAAGAAGGAgcaggagcgccgcgcaagtgtACCCAAAGCGCTTCCCCCCCTCGTGCTTCCACAGACCTCTGCAGACGCACTGGCGCCCATGatacgcagcgcaaagTCGCTTTACAgcgcattttgcgcggTGGATACAAAGCTCGATACCCCTGGCCGCTGCCACGACTTTCTTGGGTGCGCGCGTTTTCTTCTACGCGACACGCGTTCCACAGGTCGGCCCCAATCCATTCCCGTCCAGGAGTCTTTGCACACTCTCCAGGAGTTACTCTCGAGCTCCATTCACGAGCTGTTTGTACGCGCCCAAAGCCATGAATGTGCACTGGCCGTGGAAAGCTTGAACAGCTCGCTGCAGATTGCGGCAAAGATTTACCTGGACTCGCACAGCCAAGTCAACGACCCCGAAGTCGGCTCGGACGAGACCCTGTCTACCCAAACGTCGTCTTTACTGGAGGAAGAGTCGCAGCTGGACACATGCTCGAGCCTGCGCGACTCGCTCAGCTCGTCCGGCAACAGCCAAGGCGAACTGATCGCCGCCAATCCGCTGGATTTCAACtatgtgcgccgcgactcGATCGAATCGCTGTTTAACCCCACCCTTCTCTATGCAACGTACGGCCTGCTTGACTTGAGCACAGCGCAGATGCTCGCATGTGCACATGCTCTTCACGACCAGATTTCTTCGATGCTGACTGCATTCCTGGGTCAGTTGCACACGTTTGAGAACATTTCGATTTCCtctgcgctccagcgcctcATGGACGTTGGCTTGGACATGTTCTTGAGCGCTCAGGGGCTGCGCACAATTGTGGACTGTGTGGCTGAACAGATCGACACATTGCACGTCGCACCATCGCTCGCAAGAGAGCACAGACACAATCAGGTGCTGCTGACGAGCTCCATGACTGCGTTCCGCTCGAATGCGACCTACCATTCCGAAGACAAGAGCGCCGGTGTGGTAATTTCCGGCTCGAAGCAGAAAGCGCTTATGATTTCCAACGCCTCtgtcttgctgcgctccgtAAACAAAGTCATGCGCACACTCAATGAGCTCTTGGAGTATGCGCCAAGCGTTATTTTCCATGTGCAATCCCCAAAAAGTTTGTTACGAGTGTATGCCGACGTGAAGCGCAATGACCAGCCCGAAGAGCGCACCGTTTCGTCGCCTCATTTGGCCACGCCTTCGCCGAGCAAGGACGACGTTTCGTCCTACGGCGACGACACCTTGACTGTACCGCAAGCGGACCTTACCACCGCCCTTGCCAACTTTTTATACACAAACCAGGACGAAGCGCCTAGAGAGACTACCCATGCACTGGAGAAAATGTCGCCGCGGTACAAGTGCCAGCACGACTCGATCTGGGATACGTGGGAAGACGTCTTGCCACCGGCGGCCGATGCAGACGCTACCAGCAACCCTCcaatgcgctcctcgcAAGATCTCGTCTGGAACCAGGAAGGCCACGTCGTCGGCGGCACACTCCCCTGTCTTCTGCAGTGGCTGAACGCGTCGAACCGCGGCGGGCAAGACAAATCGCTGAACGCCTTTTTCCTCTGTTTCCGCACCTTTACCGAGCCCAAAGAGCTTTGCAAGGAGCTCATTCAGCTCTTTACCACTTCTGTCGAGCACCAGGACTGGGCAACGGCGCTCCATGTTGTTCACTCCATCTTTTCATGGCTCAAGTACTACTGGCTTGCTCCTCAGGACTTCATGGTCCTGCCTTCTTTGCAAGCGTTGGTCGAGCAGCCACACGCGCCTGCGATCCAATCTTCCATCGACGCACTCGCAGTCCTGCTCCGCTGCCGTCATAGTCTCGGCGACGGCGTACAGTATCCTGTGCTTGGGACTGATTTATCCGCACACGGCCGTGGACTTCGCATGATTCTCCAGACACCTTCCAACGAGCGCCAGCAGCTTGGTTTAAGCGGCAATGACGGCGCGCATGTGCCGCTAACCGATACGTCAAGCATGTACTCCATTCCCTTGCCTCCCAAACTGCGTGGAAGCGGGCCGGAGACGACGCCCGTCGTTTCAAAGTCGCTCCTCTcttcgctgcgcaatgcatcTTCGCCTTTGCTTGTCAATGTACTGGATTTTGATGCCAcagagcttgcgcggcagATCACCATTGTGGAAAGCCAGCTCTATTGCTCCATTCTCCCGAACGAACTGCTCTTCCGCACCACGCCATACACAGCCGACGAAAGCGCAGATGCAAGTCCGCTCTCCGACGCCCAACACATCAAAGCGATGTCCACCTTCACCACACAGCTCACCAACTGGATCGGCGAATGCATTCTGCGCGAGACGGACatttcgcggcgcacgcagctcctccGCTTCTTTGTTCGCTTTGGCAGCGCGTGTCTTGCCCTGCAGAACTACAACCTGCTCATGGCCGTCCAAGGCGCACTCAACTCCTCCACCATTTTGCGCCTGAAAAAGACGTGGGCTGGACTTTCGAGCAAGACGCTGGCCTTGTTtgaagagcagcgcaaggtgcTGGAGCACACGCGCAACTTTGCTACCTATCGTGCACAGCTGCGACAAACCAACGGCCCGGCGCTGCCGTTTGTGGGCCTCGTGCTTACCGACCTTACCTTTTGCATGGACGGCAACCCGAAAATACGCTCGTTTGGCGCCGAAGAAACGCCTGTGATCAATTTCGTGCGGTGCTTCAAGCTTGCGAGCATCATAAATGACATGCAGCGTTTCCAGCGCCCCTTCCCACTTGTCCAAGTTCCCGAGATCCAGCAGTTTATCCacgatttgcgcgccgagcttgatGAGGCATCCTCGGACAATTACGCGGCCGCAGCTGAGCAACTGTACCAACGCAGTCTGTGtctcgagccgcgcgaatCTCTCACGCACAAACCGCGCCAGCGCAGTGGCAGCATTGTTTCACTGCCATGGTCAAGCTcaaggcgcagctcctcggACAATGTGTCTATCTCGGGCAATGCAGTCAAAACTGCCGACGCGAAGCAAAACTTGTTCGACACGATCCTGAAACGATTGTAA
- the STE7 gene encoding mitogen-activated protein kinase kinase (EggNog:ENOG503NXES; COG:T), whose protein sequence is MEQPMDDLERRFGRLGQAHDRLDLPQWMASQAPAANPAVPQGVAPANFFDPGTPERYDLQTNNLRTLSELGAGNGGSVSKVEHIPTGVLMAKKVVFIDAKPEVRKQILRELQILHECKSKYIVGFYGACLSDIHIYMCMEYMDVGSLDRIYQRHGAIDVDVCGKIVVTVVHGLSYLYEVHRIIHRDVKPSNILVNRRGEMKLCDFGVSGELTNSIANTFVGTSTYMSPERIQGDQYSIKSDVWSLGVTMVELAHGCFPFATDTDEAAVQSSDAADSYKCQKGQPMSILELLQHIVYEQPPQLSVDMHFPEAMADFVNQCLCKDPTLRPTPMQLMNHDYVRQSKRSFVDMAGWLKRLGY, encoded by the coding sequence ATGGAGCAGCCAATGGACGACCttgagcgccgctttggcCGCCTCGGCCAAGCGCATGATCGCCTCGACTTGCCTCAGTGGATGGCGTCGCAGGCACCCGCGGCCAATCCCGCTGTGCCGCAAGGTGTGGCGCCCGCCAATTTTTTTGATCCGGGCACGCCCGAGCGGTACGATTTGCAGACAAACAACCTGCGCACGCTTTCCGAGCTAGGTGCGGGCAACGGCGGCAGTGTATCCAAGGTCGAGCATATACCTACAGGTGTGCTGATGGCAAAAAAGGTAGTGTTTATTGATGCCAAGCCGGAAGTGCGCAAGCAGATTTTGCGTGAGCTTCAAATCCTGCACGAGTGCAAGTCCAAGTACATAGTTGGGTTCTACGGCGCATGCTTGAGCGATATTCACATCTACATGTGCATGGAGTACATGGATGTGGGTTCCCTGGACCGTATATAccagcggcacggcgcgatCGACGTGGACGTATGTGGAAAAATTGTCGTCACGGTCGTGCATGGCCTCAGCTACCTGTACGAGGTCCATCGGATTATCCACCGCGACGTCAAGCCAAGCAACATCCTTGTGAACCGGCGCGGAGAGATGAAACTGTGCGACTTTGGTGTGTCGGGCGAGCTGACCAATTCCATTGCAAATACGTTTGTCGGAACCAGCACGTACATGAGCCCTGAGCGGATTCAGGGCGACCAGTACTCGATCAAGTCCGACGTGTGGTCCCTCGGCGTTACCATGGTCGAGCTTGCCCACGGCTGTTTTCCGTTTGCGACGGATACCGACGAGGCTGCTGTACAGAGTagcgacgctgcagacTCGTACAAATGCCAAAAAGGCCAGCCAATGAGCATTTtggagctgctgcagcacattgtATACGAGCAGCCCCCACAGCTGAGCGTCGACATGCATTTTCCTGAGGCCATGGCCGACTTTGTGAACCAATGCCTTTGCAAGGATCCTACTCTACGACCCACACCTATGCAACTGATGAACCATGACTATGTGCGGCAGTCTAAGCGCAGCTTTGTGGACATGGCGGGATGGCTGAAACGCCTGGGCTATTGA